The Deltaproteobacteria bacterium genome includes a region encoding these proteins:
- a CDS encoding DUF2628 domain-containing protein, with the protein MEWNPQGASMPTREEIAACVGPKADAYRRRFERFGADGETRFAFSWNWPAFFAGTWWYLYRKMYGWALLDFVLSVALGWTLFVPLLWAVARAVTGDYLYFRRVERMVRDSRPLLSAGVPADDPARIERLAREGGVHAWVPRVAVAIVVLLLLLGVLFFGTLWEMMPPLRDIWRDAPGRWT; encoded by the coding sequence ATGGAGTGGAATCCCCAAGGCGCGTCCATGCCGACGCGCGAGGAGATCGCGGCGTGCGTCGGGCCGAAGGCCGACGCGTACCGCCGCCGGTTCGAGCGGTTCGGCGCCGACGGGGAAACCCGGTTCGCCTTCTCGTGGAACTGGCCCGCGTTCTTCGCCGGGACGTGGTGGTACCTCTACCGGAAGATGTACGGGTGGGCGCTGCTCGACTTCGTTTTGAGCGTCGCCCTCGGGTGGACCCTCTTCGTCCCCCTGCTCTGGGCGGTGGCCCGCGCGGTCACGGGCGACTACCTCTACTTCCGGCGGGTGGAACGGATGGTCCGCGATTCCCGGCCGCTCCTCTCCGCCGGGGTCCCGGCCGACGACCCGGCGCGGATCGAGCGGCTGGCCCGCGAAGGCGGCGTGCACGCCTGGGTGCCGCGGGTGGCGGTCGCGATCGTCGTGCTGCTCCTCCTCCTGGGCGTACTGTTCTTCGGAACCCTCTGGGAGATGATGCCGCCGCTGCGCGACATCTGGCGGGACGCCCCGGGGCGCTGGACGTAG